The following nucleotide sequence is from Diospyros lotus cultivar Yz01 chromosome 3, ASM1463336v1, whole genome shotgun sequence.
ttaactattttaaataGTAAGAATaattagtataatttttgaatgtaaaatttacttcttgtaatttaaattaaatctcaagACTACAATATATTTTAGACTAATATAagagtaaataattatatatgccttttttttgtttttctaaaattgaaattgaggaTGGAGATCAGCCAAGCATTAGCAACAAAATGAGAAAAGCGGAGCCAGTcccataggaacattaacattCGGCTAGAATGGCAACAAACtagcaaaaaaatataatgaaatctagggtaaatcacaccaaagatCACAAAACTTTGGCATCCTTTTCAATTTGGTCATTAAACTTCAATTTCTTGCAAAgtgataacaaaaatttaaaatgttttgcaatacgatcactaaaatgattttttgataatttctcaCCAAAATTGTTGACGTGGCAATAGCCACATCATTGCCACGTCAGTGCCACATCATCGCTACGTTAGTATTTTCGGCTAGGAACcatcaaaaaatcattttaatgatcacattgcaaaacattttaaagttttgttatcactttgcaagaaattgaagtttagtgaccaaattgAAAAGAATACCAAAGTTTTGTGACCTTTGGTATGATTTACCCATGAAATCTATGAGCAAAACTTAGGAAGCTCGAGAGGGGACCGTCGGTACaacaatctatatatatattataacaaaacagccgccAAATTATTTTTCCGCCCATTTTaagtttctattttgatattttattatgttttgtttattttttttcttacccaaaatagaatttttgtaaatcattaattaagtttagatttgtgaaaaatatgtaattcttAGAATCCGTAGATAATGATTTTTAGCTAAAAAGtgcttggagaatgtgtaagcatggtatatgaagagacaagatataatctatattattaattcttaaatattaatataaaattttaattaaaataaattgcaaaaaaataaaacttttttaaattgagagaaattttgagatatcaagtatTATCATCGAATACcgactgccaagtaaattttttttaaaattaaattaaattttttattttatttttcataatttatctctcattctctctcaataaagccaccactacttactctaaaacccttaattagtttcaaaatcatacaaaaaaagtacaaatcttatatatgtttatgttattaattaattttaaaaaataattagttggtaggttatgttaaattagttatttaggcaaaatttaattattttaaataagtcgttcaagttattttgacaaaattaatattatgtatagactatttatatttatcatatgttgtcatatttattttaaaaaaattattatattttatattttaattattgacaacagaaatatgtgaagtcatatatggataattaattttaaaattttgattattatcatttatataattaattgattatttaaattatttttattttttatatatagtttaattaatttaatttttttataattttaaatgttataattttatatataacttaaatattataattttattttttaactttattttttttattgctttcctAAAAattgacatgtcttaaatgtggtaattaattgtcaagagaaatatgtaaagtatgtatggataatcaatttcaaaaatttattattgtcatttatataattaattaattatttaaattatttttattttatatatagtttagttaatttaaatttattttttaaaattttaaatgctataattttatttttttaactttattttttttattactttcttaaaaatttgaccatCTTGAGTATGGTAATTGATTGGCAGGAGAAATTtgtgaagtcatgtatggataatcaatttcaaaaatttgattattataatttatataattaattaattatttaaattaactttattttatatatagtttaattaatttgaatttattttattataattttaaatgttatagttttatataattttatagtttaattaatttaatttaatttaatttttttaaattttaaatgttataattttatatataagttaattgattattatcatttatttaattagtttaatcgtgcttttggttttcaatcaattaattttaatcgtatTTCTGGTTTGTTGTGAACAGGTTTTGtgtaacaacttaattttttgaaaatcatccTAGTATTAAGtttttcagttaatagttattttttaactttatttttttgttattttcaaaaaattttgacctatcttaaatgtggtaattaattgtgagggagaagatgtgaaatcatgtatagataatcaattttgaaaatttgattattataatttatataattaattaattatttaattttttttactttatatatcatttaattaatttaaatttattgttttagataagtcgtttaagttattttgacaaaattaatattttgtataggttatttatatttatcatatgttcttatatttcttttgaaaaatttattatgttttatatttttattgtcggcaggagaaatatgtgaagtcatatatggataattaaatttaaaattttgattattatcatttatataattaattgtttatttaaattatctttattttttatttatatagtttaattaatttaaatttattttttataattttaaatgttataattttatatatagcttaaatattataattttattttttaactttttttttgttactttcttaaaaatttgacctgtcttgaatgtgataattgattgcgagcatgtatagataatcaatatttaaagtcttgtcaATGTGAACTGATTTTGTCTAAgagcttaattttttaaaagtcgTCCTAAcattaagttttttaattaatagttattttttaatctttttttattgttttctaaaatttttgatatatcttgaatgtggtaattaattgctagaaagaagatgtgaaatcatgaataaataatcaattttgaaaatttgattattataatttatataattaattgattatttaaattatctttattttatatatataatgtaattaatttaaatttattttttttataattttatatataacttaaatattataattttattttttaactttttttttgttgattttttaaaatttgacatgttttgaatgtggtaattgattgtcaggaggaatatgtgaagtcatgtatggataattaattttgaaaatttgattattatcatttatgtaattaattatttatttaaattatctttattttatatatagtttaattaatttaaatttatttttttataattttaaatgttataattttatatataactaaatgttataattttattttctaacattattttttttgttactttcttaaaattttgacctattttgaatgtggtaattgattgacatgagaaatatgtgaagtcatatatggataatcaactttgaaaatttgattattatcatttatataattaattaattatttaaattatctttattttatatatagcttaattaatttaaatttattttttataattttaaatgttataattttatatataatttaaatgttataattttattttttaactttatttgcaaacGTAGTGAAGTTTTTAGTGTGATGGAGTTGGTAATTAACtctaatttgatctctaagtGTACGTATATGCTAGAAGCAAGTCAGGTTAGTATAGTGTTTAAGGTTTGCAATGTGTTAAGAATGACTATGTGCTAAAACATAGTCTAACGTGTTAACAGCAAGAGTTTGATATTTattgaaatattgaaaataccaaaattgaggagaaaaatgtgcttcatcaattttcataatttaatgtttatatttgtaaaataagtttggggaTTCCTAATATGTATGATGTAAGTactaattaataacattatattcTAGATTTTTTCATCTAATGATGAGGTTATTACGTCGTTGAAGTCGGGTCGTGAGTTATAGATACATTGAAAAACTATGAAAAGTGTTTTACCAAAAAGGCTCTCGTTGGCAATTTGTTgactaatgcaactaagaagattcaatcgatgatcaagaaggagaataactgaaaaaaatttatttgattggtttcggattacaattttttttttattataacttattcctataaaacttttgaggttgttttgttaattgctactgaattttatttattgacttttgttataatttcttatgcaaggtaaacttagtttgctgattttttatttctaaatattttgattgttgttggatttttatctagacaatttgtttgatctacatgttttttgttttcttttattatttagttttttttcttttttttactaattcacacttatgtatttgttcgttttttatgttctttcacttctatttatttgtatattttttttaatccactAATTTATAGTGGATGTCTAACATTCCTAAGTACATTCTTacctgcatttttttttttcactacacaaattattcttttcaatGTATTGCTcaagaatttatcataatttagCTATAGTTTAATAACATGCATACTATTGAAATAATAacgaatgaaaaatattttcaatcaaataattaataaaacgaATCAAGAAATCATCATTTATACTGAGTAATCAATTACTTTACTACTGAGAATTCAGAATAAGACATGCCACATTTTTAGTGTTTCATGCATCAAAGTGAAAATATTGTGTTAGAAATGGTAAATGTTAACCTCACTCTAACGAGTCACGAATACTATAGACGTTGGATAcaatcttttgttaaatacacacatatgtgttgttgtatgtttgttcatttcCCACGATTGtaacatgattattttatttattttctacttctttattatgatttttatttgttataactgCAGAATTATGTAACTTCTACTTTAacgattatattttttcttgcgATATTAGTGCATTGCACGGGTGATACACTAGTTCTACCAAAAATAAGTGGATTATCAAATTGTAGTTTGAAAAAACCCAATTAAGGACCATAGTCCATGTGCCCCAATATTCTACCAAGTGTTTGGTTGACATGCTAATACAAATTgacttagcaaaaaaaaatacaaattatgcAATATTAAATTGGACCGACTCAGAACGGtgtaatttcatttatattacCCCAATCACACATAATTCCCTTGCGCGTACGAcattcatcaaagaaaattacaGAGTTTTTGCCACTCATCACACCCTTGACTCAGAGATCTTATTTCTAAATGAAAAGTGAAAACAGagccaatatgataaaattgagTCTCTTCTTAACGTCTCCTAAGAGCAACAGCAGAAAGTATGACGAGAAAGACGAAGATGACAGCTCCGATGAACGAAGCCACCACTGCGGTGCTGACGCGTTGGCAGAAGCCATTGAACTGCTGGCAAATGGCAACCCAATTTGCACTTGAATTGCCATTATGTGCCAAGTACACAACAGCAGCGGCAGCGGCAGCAGAAGCTGTGGTCAAAGCTACCATCATCTGCAAGTTAAAGTTAATTTTCATGGTATCTGTCAGTCAGTCTAAGAAATTATGAAGAGAAACTGGAGCTTTAGTGGGCGAAGCAGCTGAAGCTCACAATGTCAAAGATGAGGAGGAGGAGCCTGATTCCTGCTGCGTGGGGACGGACGATGCCAACTATGGAGAAGGGCAAGGAGAGGACAAGGTATCCACTGGCCAATGCGTTAGCTATTACGAAGAACCTGTATGAACAAGGTAATCTTGTAAGTTCATTATACACAATTCAATTCAAAGGTTAGTTCTTTAATTTGATCTGAAAGTTCCATAAAATTATATGTTAGTGCCGACTAATGTGAATTGATAAACTCACGAGAAGGCTGGGAGATCATCGTAGCTGGCTTGGAACTGGATGAACTGTGTGAAGAAGGGGAGTGTTTGGTCAGTGGTGCCCATGGTAGTGGCGGCGGCTAAAGTGGCAGCAATGGCACAGAGCCTCAGAATGAAGTCGAAAATGGCGACGCCTTTCTTCCAGCCTCCTCTGGCGGGGTGTTGGGTGGCTACCACCTTTGGAGCGGCGGCGGGTGCTGCTCTGGCTTCGGTTGACTTCGACTCTGTCTCTGGAATGTGGATTGTTGTCTCATGGCTTCGGCTTGTTACATCCATGGGATTTGGATTACACAGAGACAGAGAGGGAATGTGAATGAGATGAGTTGCTTCCGAAGAAAACAGAGAGCTTGTTGTGAATGGGAAGATGGAACGAGGGTCATATAGagtttgagggagagagagagagagagagagttaatggtttggtttttatTGCCGTCTTAGACATTGGAAATTAGGTGCTTGGACAGGTTTGGTATTGGCGAGGAGTTGTTGCCAACTTGCTCCACTTTTTGTAGAATAGTTGAACCTCGAAGCCATACGTGCTTCAAACAAAAGAAGATAACTTCCAGTTTTGGCCAACGGTTTGGAGTTCTCTCTTGCATGTAGGTTAATTAACTTTTGATGTT
It contains:
- the LOC127796474 gene encoding casparian strip membrane protein 3-like; the protein is MDVTSRSHETTIHIPETESKSTEARAAPAAAPKVVATQHPARGGWKKGVAIFDFILRLCAIAATLAAATTMGTTDQTLPFFTQFIQFQASYDDLPAFSFFVIANALASGYLVLSLPFSIVGIVRPHAAGIRLLLLIFDIMMVALTTASAAAAAAVVYLAHNGNSSANWVAICQQFNGFCQRVSTAVVASFIGAVIFVFLVILSAVALRRR